Proteins encoded by one window of Manihot esculenta cultivar AM560-2 chromosome 10, M.esculenta_v8, whole genome shotgun sequence:
- the LOC110623961 gene encoding uncharacterized protein LOC110623961, translating to MLKSGGHLSIMYTIKGGWVGCQTYVLAKSNESGGRKSRIRRSKEERKEMVESFIKKHQSLNNGNFPSLNLTHKEVGGSFYTVREIVREIIQENRVLGPAKYLPEEQSADHLSVKYPLGTISIEPEASQSISSIGSPFVSDQHQNTTEEHDLIPDVLSAETEQPGFDKEQIINGSHVSLRNKECDETKVVKSQVSEALETKKGMEEVAASGTKVTHTVDVIVETFQLQPVTQPTYNLEGNGELRDLNGTVVEDVKKVHPGPGCVDSEIDLTKLSSNSYLVDDKVENPVGPPFEGNSSSVDEKAVKTADLPLGSSNSFATKSSTVHDTQVLNASKGTHTATLNDPYSRNGSGELITQKEVIGNKADVLPSSNSQKGNNPALDRININKSWEGASKNPAESETNPVLAIFKSFIAAFVKFWSQ from the exons ATGCTGAAAAGTGGTGGACATCTTAGCATCATGTATACTATAAAGGGTGGCTGGGTAGGCTGCCAAACATATGTGCTGGCAAAGAGCAATGAGTCTGGAGGGAGAAAGTCTCGTATTCGGCGATCAAAGGAGGAGAGAAAGGAAATGGTTGAATCCTTTATAAAGAA GCACCAGAGCTTAAACAATGGGAATTTCCCCTCTCTAAATCTTACCCACAAGGAAGTTGGTGGGTCTTTCTACACAGTAAGAGAGATTGTTAGAGAAATAATCCAAGAAAATAGAGTGCTGGGTCCTGCTAAGTATTTGCCAGAGGAACAGAGTGCTGATCATTTGTCAGTGAAATACCCATTGGGTACAATTTCGATAGAACCTGAAGCTTCTCAGTCCATTTCATCAATTGGAAGTCCTTTTGTATCTGATCAGCATCAGAATACAACAGAAGAACATGACTTGATTCCTGATGTGCTTAGTGCTGAAACTGAACAGCCAGGTTTTGACAAGGAGCAAATCATTAATGGAAGTCATGTAAGTTTAAGAAACAAAGAATGTGATGAAACAAAAGTTGTAAAGTCTCAAGTAAGTGAAGCACTGGAAACAAAGAAAGGCATGGAAGAGGTGGCTGCATCAGGGACTAAAGTGACTCATACAGTAGATGTAATTGTGGAAACATTTCAATTACAACCTGTCACTCAGCCAACTTATAACTTGGAAGGAAATGGTGAATTGAGGGATTTGAATGGAACTGTAGTGGAAGATGTTAAAAAGGTGCACCCTGGACCAGGATGTGTTGATTCTGAAATAGATTTAACAAAATTGTCAAGCAATTCTTATTTGGTGGATGATAAAGTAGAAAACCCAGTGGGTCCACCATTTGAAGGAAACTCCAGTTCAGTGGATGAGAAAGCTGTGAAAACTGCAGATCTGCCATTGGGAAGTTCAAATTCATTTGCTACCAAAAGCAGCACTGTTCATGATACTCAG GTTCTAAATGCATCAAAGGGCACCCACACGGCAACTCTAAATGATCCCTATTCCCGCAATGGTAGCGGTGAGCTGATAACCCAAAAAGAAGTTATTGGAAATAAAGCTGATGTTCTACCTAGCAGCAACTCTCAGAAAGGGAACAATCCAGCACTAGACAGAATTAATATAAA TAAATCATGGGAAGGGGCATCTAAAAATCCTGCAGAATCGGAAACTAACCCAGTATTGGCCatttttaaatcatttataGCTGCGTTCGTGAAATTTTGGTCTCAGTAA
- the LOC110625024 gene encoding cyclin-dependent protein kinase inhibitor SMR3 produces the protein MSTDLELGQDLPGIKVPLIEIQTLGTCSSSKEVVDPITQQENAEECCRTPTSEEHKIPAILQCPPAPRKPKRRTVLCKRKLSEFEFLNCQEVESLFRSSSEVVAVAKKRLCPSE, from the coding sequence ATGTCTACTGATCTTGAGTTAGGTCAAGATTTGCCGGGGATTAAAGTTCCTCTCATCGAGATTCAAACACTAGGAACTTGCAGCAGCTCGAAAGAAGTTGTTGATCCAATAACTCAACAAGAAAATGCAGAGGAATGTTGTCGAACTCCAACATCTGAGGAACACAAGATTCCTGCTATCTTACAATGTCCGCCGGCGCCTCGAAAACCGAAGAGAAGGACTGTCTTATGCAAAAGGAAGTTGTCGGAATTTGAATTCTTAAACTGCCAAGAAGTGGAATCTTTATTTCGGTCAAGCTCTGAGGTTGTTGCAGTTGCAAAGAAGAGATTGTGCCCTTCTGAATGA